From the Chryseobacterium sp. G0201 genome, the window TATCCGTTGGCTGCCATTAAAGCAAAATTCCATCTTGTGCTGAAAAATTGAGTCAATGCAGATTGAGGACCACCCTGACAGTAAACTAAAGTCGGATATTTTTTATTCGGATCAAAGTTTGGCGGATAATGGAACCATACACCCATTTCTTTTCCGTCCGTTGTTTTCACCATTTTCAGTTCAGATTTTCCCTGAGCCAATTTAGAATACATCTCTTTATTAGCTTCGGTAACCTGCTTCATTTCACCATTTTTCAGATTTACAGAGAAAAGCTCTGTTGCATGGTTAACGTCTGTTCTTCCAACTACCAATGAGTTTTTTTGATCAGCAAAAATTTCATTTACGTCAAAATCTCCTTTTGTAATTTGCTGAACTTTAGCATTTTTAGGATCTACAGAAAACAATTGTTTTGTTCCTTTGAAAGCCGCAGTGAAGTAAATTGCTTTAGAATCTCCGCTCCAGAAAACATCTCCTGAAACACTTTCGTCCCAAGCTTTTGTAAGATTTGAAGTTTTACCTGACTTCCAATCCATCAATTTGATATCATTTTTATCAGCTTCATATCCGTCTCTTTCCATACTCTGCCAAACCAAAGATTTTCCATCCGGACTGAATTTTGGGTTAACATCGTACCCTTTATTCGTTTCAGTTAGATTTTTAGTTTGTCCTGAAGCTAAATCATAAGCGAAAATATCTGTATTCGTGCTTGTAGAATATTCTTTACCGCTTTTCGGTTTTGTAACATATAAAAGTTGAGAAGAATCCGGGCTCCAGATAAAATCTTCTGCTCCACCAAAAGGTCTTTGAGGAGAATCCCAAGTTTTACCTTCCAATAAATCTTTCGCAGAATCAACACCTGCAGAAGTATTTACAACAAAAACATGGTTATATTTTCCTTCATTAAAATAATCCCAATGTCTGTGGTTTAAGTCTGTGTAAACCTGCGCAGTCGTTTTTGGAGTGTCAGCATATTTATCTTTCCCCATTAATTTTTCAACCAAAACCTGCTTACTGAAAGCAATTTTTTTCCCATCGGGAGAAATGACAATGTTATCAACTTCACCGATCGTGTAAAACTCTGTCCAGGTTTTTCCGTTGTCTTTTGAAAGGAAAATCTTATCGCCTTCCTGAGCGTAAATTCCGTTCTTATCCCACTGAATAAGAGCTTTTTTACCCAAATCGATTTTAGAAGCCTGATTATTAAGAACATTTAGAAAATAGTTCTCACTTTTTGTTTTTTCTGTTTTTAAATCAACCTGTCCTACTTTATAAATAAGTGAAGACTGATCCGGTGAAACAGCCTGTACTCCAACTTTTTTCAAAGTCCAAAGAATTTCAGGCGTCATTAATTGTTGTGCATTCATTAAAAGCGGAGCTGCCAAAGCCAGCAGACTGTACTTAAGTTTCATAAATTCCTATTTAATTCAAAGATTTCCAAAGTTAATGTTTATCTTAAAATTGAGCGAAAGAATTAACAATTATGTTTGAAACAAAAAATCCGCCAGCTAAAAAACTGACGGATTTTTATTTAATATGAATTTAATGCTTTATTTTAATCTCCATCCGAGAACATTGAGCTCGCAAGTGAAGTAACCAGTGAAAGTGCAATACTGAATATGAATGCCCACCAGAAGCCATCTACGGTCATACTGTCAATAAAATAATCTGCTATCAGGATAATGATTGCATTGATCACCAACGCAAATAATCCTAACGTAATAATCGTAAGCGGAAGTCCAAAAAGACTTAAAATAGGTTTAACAATTAAGTTTAAAACTCCTAAAACGATCGCAAAAATAATGGCCGTTGAAAATC encodes:
- a CDS encoding phage holin family protein, with the translated sequence MNLIIRLFVTAIVAYLLTKILPGVHFEGFSTAIIFAIVLGVLNLIVKPILSLFGLPLTIITLGLFALVINAIIILIADYFIDSMTVDGFWWAFIFSIALSLVTSLASSMFSDGD
- a CDS encoding S9 family peptidase, which produces MKLKYSLLALAAPLLMNAQQLMTPEILWTLKKVGVQAVSPDQSSLIYKVGQVDLKTEKTKSENYFLNVLNNQASKIDLGKKALIQWDKNGIYAQEGDKIFLSKDNGKTWTEFYTIGEVDNIVISPDGKKIAFSKQVLVEKLMGKDKYADTPKTTAQVYTDLNHRHWDYFNEGKYNHVFVVNTSAGVDSAKDLLEGKTWDSPQRPFGGAEDFIWSPDSSQLLYVTKPKSGKEYSTSTNTDIFAYDLASGQTKNLTETNKGYDVNPKFSPDGKSLVWQSMERDGYEADKNDIKLMDWKSGKTSNLTKAWDESVSGDVFWSGDSKAIYFTAAFKGTKQLFSVDPKNAKVQQITKGDFDVNEIFADQKNSLVVGRTDVNHATELFSVNLKNGEMKQVTEANKEMYSKLAQGKSELKMVKTTDGKEMGVWFHYPPNFDPNKKYPTLVYCQGGPQSALTQFFSTRWNFALMAANGYIVVAPNRRGMPGWGTKWNEEISKDWGGQPMRDYLAATDFAKTLPYVDGDRVAAVGASYGGYSVFMLAGIHENRFKTFIAHDGLFDMKSWYLTTEELWFANWDLGSPWEKPLPKAYTEFNPSNFVDKWNKPIMIFQGGIDFRVPYEQGQEAFQAAKLRGLKSKLVYFPNENHWVLHPQNGLVWQREFFDWLKETL